Genomic segment of Kibdelosporangium phytohabitans:
GGCTTGCCGGCGCGCGCCGGGCGCCTGACGTGGCGGGGCCGAACGTGCGGGAGTGGCGGCTGTTGACCGTGGCCGGTCTGCTGCTGCTCACCATCGCCGAGGTCGTCATGTTCTTCGTGCCGGGGACCGGGCCGTTCGGATCGGCGGACGGGGTGTCGCTGTCCGCGCCCGAGCTGGCGCTCCTGGTCGTGCTGGTGGTGCCGATGGTCAACGGGCTGCGCAAGGGCAGCCGGGTCGCGTGGCGCTGGGCGGCGGGCCTGTCCGCGTTCGTGACGCTGCAGGCCCTGGTGATCGCGACGCTGGTCGGGCTGGCCAACGTGTTCGGTGGCGAGTACGACACCGTGGGGCTGCCGCTGTTCTTCGTGGACAATCTGCTGTGGATGGTCGAACTGATCGTCCTGCTCGTCGGGCGGCGCGCTTTCCGCGTGCCTTCGCGGCGCCGGTTGCGTCGCCACGTGCAGCGCCCGGGGCCCGCGCTGGTCCGTACGCTGCTCGGGCGGCATGGCGGCAGCACGCTGTCGTGGATGACGACGTGGCCGTCCAACACGTACTTCGTCCGTGCGGACGGCCGGTCCTACCTCGCCTACCGCCGTCACGCCGGGGTCGCCGTCGCGCTCGGCGACCCGATCGCGCCGGACGGCACGGCGGCCGCGACGGTCACCGAGTTCACCGCGATGTGTGAGAACTCCGGCCTGGTGCCGTGCGTGTTCTCGGCGACCGAAACCACTGTGGCGACAACGCGTGAGCTGGGCTGGAAACACGTCCAGGTGGCTGAGGACAACGTGCTCGACCTCGCTGACCTGGAGTTCCGCGGCAAGGCGTGGCAGGACGTCCGGACGGCGCTGAACAGGGCCGCGAAGCAGGACATCGAGTTCCGGCTGGTCCGCCTGGCCGACCAGCCGGAACCCATCCTCGCCCAGGTGCGGGCGTTGTCCGAGGAGTGGATGGCGGGCAAGGACATGCCGGAGATGGGGTTCACCCTTGGCGGGCTCGACGAGGCGATGGACCCGGCGACCCGAGTCGGCCTCGCGGTGGACGCCGAAGGCACAGTGCACGGCGTGACGTCGTGGCTGCCGGTGCACACGGGTGCGGGTGAGGTCGGCGGCTGGACGCTGGATGTCATGCGCCGCAGCACCCACGGGTTCCGCCCGGTGATGGAGTTCCTCATCGCGTCGGCTTGCCTGGCGTTCCGCGCGGAGGGGGCGCGGTTCCTGTCGCTGTCGGGTGCGCCGCTGGCCCGCAGCCGCGAGGGTGGCCACAGCTGCCTGGTCGAGCGGGCGCTGGAGTCGCTGGGAAAGCTGATGGAGCCGTACTACGGATTCCGTTCGCTGCACGCGTTCAAGGCGAAGTTCCAGCCCCGGCGCGTCCCGCTCTACCTGGCCTTCCGCGACGAGGCCGACCTGCCTCGGATCGGGCTGGCGCTGAGCCGCGCGTACCTGCCCGATGTCCGGCTGCGCGAGCTCGTCCGGCGGCTGTCCCGCCGTCCGGCGATCTCCCGCGAGGGGTCAACTGGTCGCCTGCTGGCGTCGATGCCGCGTCGCGTTCGCCAGGCCGTTGACTGACGACCTACGAGGATTCGGCGTCCGGTACCGGTTTCTGCGACACCCCGAGCAGCCGGGGCTGCCGGGGCCGGGCCTCGATGTGGTGCATGCCCAGCGCGAACAGCATGATCACGAACGGAGTCAGCAGCGCGATCCACATGTCGCTTGGGATACCCACCCGGTCCGTGCCTAACCGGCGCGCGACGTGACGTGATCAATGCGATCCTGGGAACATGCCCCATCCGCGCCGGCAACTGGAGCGGATCCGGGACGGCGATGGCCCAGGCGCGGACCAGGCCCGGATCGCGATGACCGCCGAGGCGCGGCCCGAGCAACTGCGGGCCGCCATTCTCGCGCTGGTCCACGCCCGAGGGGCGGACAGCAGCATCTGTCCGTCCGACGCGGCCAGGGCAGTCGCCGGCGACTGGCGTCCGCTGATGCCCGAGGCGGTGGACCTGGCCAGAAATCTGGCCAGGTCCGGAGCGGTTCAGCTCACCCAGCGGGACCGGCTGCTCGGCCCGGACGACGAGTGGCAGGGACCGATCCGGATCCGGCTGCCCCGGCGATCCGATGGCTGAGCCACCCCGCACACCGGACGGGCACTTCGTCGTGATCGACGGCCGTCGCTGGCGGGCCACCGATCCCGAGATCCCAGCGGAAGCAGCCGCGCGGTTGCGCAGTCTGCTGATGCGGGCCCGGCGGGACGTCGGCGCGGCCCGCCGGGCGCAGGACACCGAGGCGGAACGAGAAGCCCGGGATCGCGTGCACGCCGCCAAAGTCGCGCTGGGCGAGCGGGGTGTTCCTTGGTGGGAGCAGGATTCCGCCGCACGGCGGCAGCGCTGGCAGCACGGGCTGGCCACGCTGGACCGGTGATCGCCCCCGGCGGCTCGTTCCCGGACCTGGGCCGGTCGATGCGAGGATGGTTCACCAATGAACCACGACGCCGGACAGGACGGGACGACACGGTGACCGGACAGCCGAGGCCTGCGCAGTTCAGCTGCCAGGTGCACCAGCACGACCAAGCGCTCGTCCTCTCCGTTGCCGGGCCCTTGGACCTCGCCACACAGCCCGCGTTCGCCGAGGCGGTGCGCAGCGCCTTACGAACGGACGCGTCATCAGTCGTCGTGGACCTCGCCGCCGTGACCTTCATGGCATCACCGGGCCTCGCTGTCCTGGTGGAGGCGCTGGAGGAGTCGATGCGCGCGAACAAGAGCCTGCACGTGGTGGTCGGCGACACGGTCGCCGCGCGGTCGATCGAAGTCACCGGTCTGGGGCAGGTGCTTCCGTTGGCGCCGGACGTGCGGACCGCGCTCGACGGCTGAGCCGCGTCCACACTCGGCTCACCGCCGAGCCGAAACCGGTCCGAGCCCGGATTCCCGGCCTGTTTCCCACCCCGGCGGAGAAGAGGACACATTCTGACCGCTATGGCGGGCAGACTGTGTCAGTGACCGTATTGACCTCCAGGGCGCTCAACCGTGCGGCGCTCGCACGCCAGATGCTGCTCGAACGCACCGACCTGCCGGTGTACGACGCCGTCGCACACCTGTGCGGCATGCAAGCGCAGGAACCGCAGGAACCGTCCATCGGGCTCTGGTCACGGCTGCGCGCCTTCGACCCGGCCGGCCTCGACGACCTGGTCACCGAACGGCGCCTGGTGCGCACCCACCTCATGCGGCGCACGATCCACCTCGTCACCGCCGACGACGCGGTGGCCTGGCGGGCACGCCACGACCCCATGCTGCACCAGCGGGTGATGGGCGTTTACCGCAGTGAGCTGGACGGAGTGGACCTCGAGGAGCTCACCGCCGCGGCGTACGCGCAGCTGGCCGACGGCGAGCCCCGCACGATGAGCGATCTCGGCCGGTCGATGCTCGAGCGCTGGCCGTCGAGCACCCAGCGTGCGCTGGGCGAACTGGTGGCCGCCGTCCTCGTCCCGATGGTGCAGCTGCCACCGCGCGGGCTGTGGCGCGCGAAGGGCGGCGCCCGCATGGTGCCGATCGCCTCGTGGCTGGGGCGGGAGGTCGACCCGCCCGCCCCGGACGGTACCGACCCGGTCGGCGAGACACTGGCACTGCGCTACCTCGCCGCGTACGGACCCGCCACCGTCGCCGATCTGCGCGCCTGGTGCGGCCTCGCCGGACTGCCCGGCGCGGTGAAGGCAGTCCGCGAGCAGCTGGTCACGTTCCGCGATGAACACGGCCGTGAACTGGTCGATCTCCCGAACGCGCCACGCCCCGACCCCGACACACCCGCCCCGGTCCGCTTCCTGCCCGCGTTCGAGAACGCGATCCTCGGCTACCAGGACCGCAGCCGGATCATCGACGACGCTGACCGCAATCTGTCCATCGCGGGCGCACGCGTCGTGCTGGTCGACGGCAGGGTCACCGCCACGTGGACCGTCGATGCGGACACCGTCATCGTCACGCCACTGCGTGGCTTGTCCCGGTCCGAACGCACCGCCGTCACCGAGGAAGGGCATGAGCTGGCGGCGTTCCTCTCCGACAAGGAGAGCGACCGGGTAAAGATCGCATAGGGGACACGCTCTGGCTGGTCAAACGACCGGGGACACACGACCCATAGGCTTCGGGCCGTGCTCCCTACCGCTCCCGCACCTGACGCCGTGTGGTCTCGCTACGGCGACAAGCGCCATCTGGTGTTCGTGCTCGCCGGCGTCCTGGTGTTCGGGGGTTTGACGGCTCTCGGCATCAACGCGTTCGTGAGCGGTGATTTCGACAGCGGCACCGAACAGGTGATCGGCGGGATCATCACCGGATTTCTGACGTTGG
This window contains:
- a CDS encoding bifunctional lysylphosphatidylglycerol flippase/synthetase MprF produces the protein MTQAPPAIEPVTRGSVRRAVTTLRQRLPFTSTVVLATLVLAVATGALWNAAEDRAAYPFVAYGVSSLEAGRWWTMLTGPFFAVVPWYYLPMVGSFALFAGFAEWRLGTRRAMAVTIGGQFVSVLVATQFLALCRNSGWLWAERVAGSLDVGFSGGALAAVAVASATLRAPWRLRLRAGLCVYAAVTIIYVGTLADLVHFFALLLAIPVGKRLAGARRAPDVAGPNVREWRLLTVAGLLLLTIAEVVMFFVPGTGPFGSADGVSLSAPELALLVVLVVPMVNGLRKGSRVAWRWAAGLSAFVTLQALVIATLVGLANVFGGEYDTVGLPLFFVDNLLWMVELIVLLVGRRAFRVPSRRRLRRHVQRPGPALVRTLLGRHGGSTLSWMTTWPSNTYFVRADGRSYLAYRRHAGVAVALGDPIAPDGTAAATVTEFTAMCENSGLVPCVFSATETTVATTRELGWKHVQVAEDNVLDLADLEFRGKAWQDVRTALNRAAKQDIEFRLVRLADQPEPILAQVRALSEEWMAGKDMPEMGFTLGGLDEAMDPATRVGLAVDAEGTVHGVTSWLPVHTGAGEVGGWTLDVMRRSTHGFRPVMEFLIASACLAFRAEGARFLSLSGAPLARSREGGHSCLVERALESLGKLMEPYYGFRSLHAFKAKFQPRRVPLYLAFRDEADLPRIGLALSRAYLPDVRLRELVRRLSRRPAISREGSTGRLLASMPRRVRQAVD
- a CDS encoding STAS domain-containing protein — translated: MIAPGGSFPDLGRSMRGWFTNEPRRRTGRDDTVTGQPRPAQFSCQVHQHDQALVLSVAGPLDLATQPAFAEAVRSALRTDASSVVVDLAAVTFMASPGLAVLVEALEESMRANKSLHVVVGDTVAARSIEVTGLGQVLPLAPDVRTALDG
- a CDS encoding DUF3253 domain-containing protein — translated: MPHPRRQLERIRDGDGPGADQARIAMTAEARPEQLRAAILALVHARGADSSICPSDAARAVAGDWRPLMPEAVDLARNLARSGAVQLTQRDRLLGPDDEWQGPIRIRLPRRSDG
- a CDS encoding winged helix DNA-binding domain-containing protein, encoding MTVLTSRALNRAALARQMLLERTDLPVYDAVAHLCGMQAQEPQEPSIGLWSRLRAFDPAGLDDLVTERRLVRTHLMRRTIHLVTADDAVAWRARHDPMLHQRVMGVYRSELDGVDLEELTAAAYAQLADGEPRTMSDLGRSMLERWPSSTQRALGELVAAVLVPMVQLPPRGLWRAKGGARMVPIASWLGREVDPPAPDGTDPVGETLALRYLAAYGPATVADLRAWCGLAGLPGAVKAVREQLVTFRDEHGRELVDLPNAPRPDPDTPAPVRFLPAFENAILGYQDRSRIIDDADRNLSIAGARVVLVDGRVTATWTVDADTVIVTPLRGLSRSERTAVTEEGHELAAFLSDKESDRVKIA